The proteins below are encoded in one region of Oncorhynchus masou masou isolate Uvic2021 chromosome 15, UVic_Omas_1.1, whole genome shotgun sequence:
- the LOC135556462 gene encoding LOW QUALITY PROTEIN: F-BAR domain only protein 1-like (The sequence of the model RefSeq protein was modified relative to this genomic sequence to represent the inferred CDS: inserted 1 base in 1 codon), which yields MAFFKNNFWGEKNAGFDVLYHNMKHGQIATKELAEFVRERAAIEETYSKSMSKLAKMASNGSPLGTFAPMWDLFRVSSDKLALCHLELMRKMNDLIRDINKYGDEQVKVHRKTKEEQVGTLDAVQAVQVQSGHLQKFREGYHTKCIELDRLRKEGAPQKELEKAEMKSKKSAELFAVCIEKYNRVGGDFEQKMSESAQKFQDIEEAHLRQMKQLIKGYSHSIEDTHVQVGQVHEEFKQNVENIGIDNLIQRFAEQKGTGKDKPALVGFEEYMTALVPEGSKKSRGKAFRIPGLGKRDKEPDSTDSAVTETPNSPLEVDEEGFVIRADVNQNGCSMEDKEDNFYSSDSDFDDEEPKKFHVQIRPVGSSSNSAATEMELKATVGALTLPPNRGVSIKRHLSRNSSTTGRSEGEGEGATHREGEQDGLCRSTSSPDPSRLSSTASGSDSLFGPPLESAFKSKSFAGRDQLQRAESVFGASEYAAFSSDSSSPENVEDSGLDSPSHQPLGPSPEPAGWAAWPSASQNKEPAGLGRPEDPFLTVFRDPSPERSPHPQDNPASIWAAAPRSSRXPPDMDPLALCFPAFSQSLAPPELDPALWSCKHIPPEDPFLAAFERTVTQETLPPPDAWAPPRPRPSRDGRGIVVQGDLFSSSLSDSKTLPTPSSCSRKDRDRKRDRSAPPPESPDDPFAITMIGSPTHQSALAAATGILTHIVSSSRLTPNSNSLPLSHPKKELVHWKSVHNPFSEGTSAGSLALGGVVREGGRKHRESRSESEPRRSGLPLTRHSGPQEDLCFSTDKDQNCLDLNTSQPPCNIGSHKGSKQSFRQDSAELLVAAPPRPARAKRSSGRLSGCERSRSVCSSPQPEPSPDLTSSSSSSPSEWGAQTRAPSPARVHLSRGPSPISLSTQELWPVAAAITEYINAYFKGGQHNRCLVKITGDLTMSFPAGITRIFTANPNAPVLSFRLVNISRVNHFLPNQKLLYSDPSQSDPDTRDFWFNMQALNLYLQREAELNPLASYYNVALLKYQVSSQDPGRAPLLLSAECQRSGTVTRVALDYHCCPATAPSTQLTAVQVLLPLDHTATDLQCQPPASWNAEERQLLWKLPNLSPTNHSKGSGTLCASWQCLEVPRGPPPSLAVQFVGSGASLSGMDVELVGSHYRMSLVKKRFATGKYMAGCSL from the exons TTGTTCCGGGTGTCATCAGACAAGCTGGCCCTCTGCCACCTGGAGCTGATGCGTAAGATGAATGACCTCATCCGGGACATCAACAAGTATGGTGACGAGCAGGTCAAAGTCCACCGCAAG ACCAAGGAGGAGCAGGTGGGGACCCTGGACGCTGTTCAGGCCGTCCAGGTGCAGAGTGGTCACCTCCAGAAGTTCAGGGAGGGATACCACACTAAGTGTATTGAGCTGGACCGACTGAGGAAAGAGGGAGCTCCCCAGAAAGAACTGGAGAAG gcGGAGATGAAGTCTAAGAAATCTGCAGAGTTGTTTGCTGTGTGTATAGAGAAGTATAACCGCGTGGGAGGAGACTTCGAGCAGAAGATGAGCGAATCAGCCCAG AAGTTCCAGGACATCGAGGAGGCACACCTGAGGCAGAtgaaacagctaatcaaaggatACTCCCACTCCATAGAGGACACCCACGTCCAGGTGGGACAG gtCCATGAGGAGTTCAAACAGAACGTGGAGAACATCGGCATAGATAACCTCATCCAGAGGTTTGCAGAGCAGAAGGGCACAGGCAAAGACAAACCAG CCCTGGTGGGGTTTGAAGAGTACATGACAGCTTTAGTACCGGAGGGGAGTAAGAAGAGTCGAGGAAAAGCCTTCAGGATTCCTGGACTGGGCAAGAGGGACAAAGAGCCAGACTCAAC GGATTCAGCTGTGACGGAGACACCA AACTCTCCCCTAGAGGTGGATGAGGAGGGGTTTGTAATCCGAGCAGACGTCAATCAGAATG GCTGCTCGATGGAGGACAAGGAGGACAACTTCTACTCCAGCGACTCTGACTTTGACGACGAGGAGCCCAAGAAGTTCCACGTCCAGATCCGTCCGGTGGGCAGCAGCAGCAACTCTGCTGCTACAGAGATGGAGCTGAAGGCCACCGTGGGGGCACTCACACTGCCCCCCAACAGAGGG GTGTCAATCAAACGTCATCTCTCCA GAAACAGCAGTACTACAGGACgttcagagggggagggagagggcgcCACCCACAGGG AGGGAGAGCAGGATGGCCTATGCAGATCCACCTCCAGTCCAGATCCCAGTAG GTTGAGTTCTACTGCGTCAGGCTCGGACAGTCTCTTTGGACCTCCTCTGGAGTCGGCCTTCAAATCAAAAAGCTTTGCTGGTAGAGATCAGctacagagagcagagagtgtcTTTGGTGCTTCTGAAT ATGCTGCCTTCTCCTCTGACTCCTCCTCTCCTGAGAACGTAGAAGACTCAGGGCTGGACTCACCTTCCCATCAGCCCCTAGGCCCCTCCCCTGAGCCGGCTGGTTGGGCAGCGTGGCCATCGGCAAGTCAGAATAAAGAACCAGCAGGACTGGGCAGGCCAGAAGACCCCTTCCTCACTGTCTTTAGAGACCCCTCCCCGGAACGTAGCCCCCACCCCCAGGACAACCCTGCCAGTATCTGGGCAGCTGCTCCACGATCCTCCC CCCCTCCAGACATGGACCCCTTAGCCCTCTGCTTCCCGGCCTTCTCCCAGTCCTTAGCCCCTCCAGAGCTGGACCCGGCCCTGTGGAGCTGTAAACACATCCCTCCTGAAGACCCCTTCCTGGCTGCCTTCGAGAGGACCGTCACCCAGGAGACCCTGCCCCCCCCTGACGCCTGGGCCCCCCCACGCCCGCGCCCCTCCAGAGACGGAAGGGGGATAGTGGTACAGGGCGACCTGTTCTCCAGCTCCCTCAGTGACAGTAAAACCcttcccaccccctcctcctgctctcgCAAGGACAGGGACCGGAAACGAGACCGTAGTGCCCCGCCCCCAGAATCACCTGACGACCCATTCGCCATCACTATGATTGGCAGCCCCACCCACCAGTCAGCCTTAGCTGCCGCGACAGGAATCCTGACCCACATCGTCAGCAGTAGTAGGCTGACCCCCAACTCAAACTCCCTCCCCTTATCCCATCCTAAGAAGGAGCTGGTGCACTGGAAATCTGTCCACAACCCCTTCAGTGAGGGGACCTCGGCTGGGTCTCTGGCCCTGGGTGGAGTGGtccgggagggagggaggaagcacCGTGAGTCACGCAGCGAAAGCGAGCCACGCAGGAGCGGCCTGCCTCTCACACGGCACTCTGGGCCACAGGAGGACCTGTGCTTTTCTACTGATAAAGACCAGAACTGCCTGGACCTGAATACATCACAGCCGCCCTGCAACATAGGCTCACACAAGG GTTCGAAGCAAAGCTTCAGGCAGGACAGTGCAGAGCTGCTGGTGGCAGCCCCTCCCAGACCAGCCAGAGCCAAGAGGTCCTCAGGCAGACTGAGTGGCTGTGAGCGA TCCAGGTCAGTGTGCTCGTCTCCTCAGCCGGAACCCAGCCCAGACCtcacctcgtcctcctcctccagccccaGTGAGTGGGGGGCACAGACACGCGCCCCCAGCCCTGCCAGAG TGCATCTGTCTCGCGGACCGAGCCCGATCTCCCTGAGCACCCAAGAGTTATGGCCTGTGGCTGCAGCCATCACAGAATACATCAATGCTTACTTCAAAGGTGGACAACACAACCG ctGTCTGGTGAAGATCACAGGAGATCTCACCATGTCTTTTCCTGCTGGAATCACTCGTATCTTCACTGCTAACCCAAACGCCCCGGTCCTCAGCTTTCGATTGGTCAACATCTCCCGGGTGAACCACTTTCTGCCCAATCAGAAGCTGCTTTACAG TGACCCCTCTCAGAGTGACCCAGACACCAGGGACTTCTGGTTCAACATGCAGGCACTGAACCTTTACctgcagagagaggctgagctcaaCCCCCTGGCCTCCTACTATAATGTGGCCCTACTCAAATACCAG GTGTCGTCCCAGGACCCTGGTCGTGCTCCCCTCCTGCTGTCAGCAGAGTGCCAGCGTAGTGGCACGGTGACCCGTGTAGCACTGGACTACCACTGCTGCCCGGCCACCGCCCCCTCCACCCAGCTCACTGCTGTGCAGGTGCTGCTGCCCCTCGACCACACCGCAACAGACCTGCAATGCCAGCCCCCAGCCTCCTG GAATGCTGAGGAACGACAGCTACTGTGGAAACTACCCAACCTCTCCCCCACCAACCACAGCAAAG GCTCTGGTACTCTGTGTGCCAGCTGGCAATGCCTGGAGGTTCCTCGTGGACCTCCCCCCAGCCTGGCAGTCCAGTTTGTGGGCTCCGGGGCCTCTCTGTCGGGCATGGATGTGGAGCTGGTGGGCAGTCACTACCGTATGTCCCTGGTCAAGAAGAGATTTGCCACAG GGAAGTACATGGCAGGCTGCTCCTTGTGA